Within bacterium, the genomic segment GGGGCCATTTCTTCTACAACTCGGCTTTCTATTTCGAGGACGGCCGCCTGCTCCACCGTCATCGCAAGGCCTACCTGCCCACTTACGGGATGTTCGACGAGGGGCGCTATTTCTCGCCCGGCAGCCGGGTCAAGGCGGTGCAGAGCCGTTTCGGCAAGCTGGGGATCATGATCTGCGAGGACGCCTGGCACCCGGTCAATCCATATATCCTGTGCCAGGACGGGGCCCAGGTGCTGCTGGTCATCTCCAACAGCCCGGTGCGCGGCATGAACGAGAACGGCCAGTTCCAGAGCGTGATCAACTGGGCCCGGATCACCCAGAGCTATGCCCTGCTGCATTCGAGTTTTCTGGTCTACGTCAACCGGGTGGGCTGCGAGGACGGGATCAGTTTCAGCGGCTGCTCCCAGGCCATCGACCCCAACGGCGAGCCGCTCCTGACCCTGCCGTTCCTGGAGGAGACCACCGGCACTCTCGATCTTGATATGAACGAGCTGACCCGCTCCCGGATACATTCACCCATCCTGCGGGATGAAAATTTCCTGATGAGTTTCAATGAGCTCAAGCGAATTAAAAAAGCCCTCTTTGGCAATTGACTGCGAGCAGGTCAGCCGGGTGCTTATCAATTTCATCCGCACCGAGGTGCGCAAGGTGGGGTTCGAGCGGGTTGTGCTGGGCCTTTCGGGCGGCATCGACAGCAGCCTGTCGGCGGCCCTGGCCGTGCGCGCCCTGGGACGTGAGAACGTGCTGGGCGTGTTCATGCCTTACGAGTCGAGCAATCCCAGCAGCCTGGCCGATGCCCGCCTTCTGGCCGAATATCTGGGCCTGCGCAGCCAGCTGTGCGAGATAACCCCGATGGTCAAACCCTACCTGGAGGCCAACCCGGGCATGGACCAGTTGCGTCGGGGCAACGTGATGGCCCGCATGCGGATGATCGTGCTCTACGACATCTCGGCCGCCGAGCGCGCCCTGGTCCTTGGCACCAGCAACAAGACCGAGTACCTGCTGGGATACTCCACCCTCTGGGGCGACATGGCCTGCGCTCTCAACCCACTTGGCGACCTGTACAAGAACCACGTGCGCCAGCTCTCCCGGTTCCTGGAGATACCGGCTCCGATCCTCCAGAAAAAACCCAGCGCCGACCTCTGGGAGGGCCAGACCGATGAGGACGAGTTCGGTTTCACTTACGATGACGCGGATCAGTTGCTCTACCTGCTGATCGATCGCCGTTTTCTTCCTGAGGAGGTCGAGCGTCTGGGTTATGACCGCCGCCTGATCGACATCCTCGTTCGCAAGGTGCGCACCACTCAGTACAAACGCCATCTGCCCCTGATCGCCAAGCTCAGCCAGCGTACGATCAATCGGGATTTCCGCTACCCCAGGGACTGGGGTCTCTGATTCCAAATCTTGAGCGGGGAGCGAAGCATGTTAGTGTCTGTTCAAATCATCGTTGCGGTTTCACTGGCCGTAATCGCGCTCTACTTTCTTGTCATGACTGTCCTCGCCGTGTTGGTGTACCTCAAGCTGCGCCGCCTGCAGGCCTATTTAGCCACCACGGTGCGCGAGAAACTGGAGGTTTCCCTTGGGCACCTGCAGAACATCGGCGCGCGCCTGGAGGACCTGGCCGATGACACTAGCAGCAAGATCGAGGATTTCTCCCAACTCATCCCCGAAACCCGGGACAAGCTCCAGGAGCTGATCGATCTGCTGGATCTTTTCCAGTCACGTATCCGTGGTCCCTTGCTCAATCTGGCTGCATTCTTTAAAGTTATTGGGGACAAGTTTTCCCGTCAGGGTTGAGGGCGCCAGACTGAGGTTAGCTTTCTCATAACGCGGGAGGTTGATATGTCGGAAGATAACGGACACACTTTCTCGATCATCAAGGCTTTCCTGGCTGGTTCCATCGTGGGCGCCGGCGTAGCGCTCCTTTTTGCGCCGTACAGCGGAGAGGAGACCCGCAAGAAGCTCGCGGAAAAGAAGGAAGATGCTTGCAAGGCTCTGAAGGAAACCACTGAGCAGGTGGCCAAGCGTGGCCATGAGATGCTTGATGAGGGTAAAAAATCGATCGAGTCCCTCAAGTCGGAGATGTCGAAGCTGGTGGATGAGGGTAAAAAATCGATCAGCCACATCCGCGATGAGATAAGCGGGATGGTGGAAGAGGGCAAGAGCAGCCTGAAAAAAACGATCAAGGAAGAGCTGTCCAGCTTGGAAGAAGAGCTTGCGGACAAGAAAACCCGCAAGACCAAGGCCTGATCTCTGAGGTTGGATGAAATAAAAAGGCCGCCGGACTTTGAGTCCGGCGGCCTTTTACTTTCAGGTCAACTCAAGCTACTTGAGCATGACCATCTTCCGTGTGGCGGTGTAACGGTCCGATGAGAACCGGTATAAGTATACGCCGGAAGAAACCTTCTGACCACTGTTGCTCGTCCCGTCCCAGAAAACCTGGTAGACTCCAGGGGCCTTGAAGCCTTGGGCCAGAGTCTTGACCAAGTGTCCGCGCAGGTCGTAGACGTTCATGGTGAAACGAACGCCGGACCCTGCATCCTCGGGGATCTGATAGCTGATCGTCGTCGAGGGGTTGAACGGGTTAGGGCTGTTCTGCGCCATTGCGAAAGCTTTGGGCAGACCGGAGCCGGGGTTGACATCCTCGCCGTTGTTCGGCACACGGCTGTCCAGGCTGACCGTACCGTCAACCTTCTGGATACCGACATTCATACCGTCGGCATCTAAAACCTCGACACCCTTGAGCATCATGGAAACGTCCATCGGCAGCAGGCTCGGGTCCAGCGGCCGCAGGATATCGTACTCGATGGTGAACACAGCCTCGCTGCCCGGAGTGACCGAACCGGCCACGTTAGGAGCGTAAGCCACCATCGTTCCGACACCGTTGGTGCTGTCCACACTTCCGGTCGCAACCCAACCAGCCGTACGGGCGGTTGTGTTGATTTTGGACGGCGTGAGGATACCGATCGGCTTAGTCTGATCCGGCTGGATATAGAACCGGATAACCGACACAGACTTGCTGCGGTTGACCAGACGGATCGGGATTGTCACCTTGCGCTGCTGCACGTTGAGCACGCTGAAATCCCCGGACTTAACATCCACGATCAGGCTGTCGCCGAAGAAATAATTCAGCGCGGTGCTTGCAACAGACGGAGCCTGCACGGCCAAGGCGCCCCCGGCCATGTTTTTCAGCGCCACATTGGCCAGTGTGGCCGTACCAGTAGCAGAACTGGCAGTGTTCACACTGAA encodes:
- a CDS encoding NAD+ synthase, with amino-acid sequence MSSSELKKPSLAIDCEQVSRVLINFIRTEVRKVGFERVVLGLSGGIDSSLSAALAVRALGRENVLGVFMPYESSNPSSLADARLLAEYLGLRSQLCEITPMVKPYLEANPGMDQLRRGNVMARMRMIVLYDISAAERALVLGTSNKTEYLLGYSTLWGDMACALNPLGDLYKNHVRQLSRFLEIPAPILQKKPSADLWEGQTDEDEFGFTYDDADQLLYLLIDRRFLPEEVERLGYDRRLIDILVRKVRTTQYKRHLPLIAKLSQRTINRDFRYPRDWGL
- a CDS encoding YtxH domain-containing protein gives rise to the protein MSEDNGHTFSIIKAFLAGSIVGAGVALLFAPYSGEETRKKLAEKKEDACKALKETTEQVAKRGHEMLDEGKKSIESLKSEMSKLVDEGKKSISHIRDEISGMVEEGKSSLKKTIKEELSSLEEELADKKTRKTKA